A single genomic interval of Pirellulales bacterium harbors:
- a CDS encoding ABC transporter permease, whose translation MNATPYLHLCWKEYRSIRLFWLTVVALVVFLQWITATLSPNWLGGSEFNLALCFPALFAAGCAGVAFAGEQEEGTFDFLRACPVRAVQVLVSKLTVPLLATLAMYAVLWLSALIVHGGTNDAAYIHGSMALWCVAAVEVLAWGTLFSLLTARPLLAVILAITAASTETHLLAWYFRESPSGVEFAAYVRAAPWRTLLAVAILAVDVVLGLRWLHGDLTLRKSSKRNALPLPLGEDVSPSPSTGEGRGEGAFPSLTGRGQGEGAVLPLLRGEGRGEGRTASDIPTAENSNATLLPSLLAKRDRPAMLGRLLWQHWRQSWSLMLIVGGLFILMSLMSLGRFGEAFWRLLVNDRFLGPESDLCVPMALFAALMGCCVFLSDQSRRQFRFFVEHNVPPRYVWFTRQLPWLIVLGAPMLLISVAWLRAGSNIWQLWDMMDRAMQGNYVPFDRYRYNGLYMPPLFTG comes from the coding sequence ATGAACGCCACCCCCTATCTGCACTTGTGCTGGAAAGAATATCGCAGCATCCGGCTTTTCTGGCTGACCGTGGTTGCACTGGTGGTGTTCCTCCAGTGGATTACAGCGACCCTCTCGCCAAACTGGCTCGGCGGATCGGAATTCAATTTGGCCCTGTGCTTTCCTGCCTTGTTTGCCGCCGGATGCGCGGGAGTTGCCTTTGCCGGCGAGCAGGAAGAAGGCACGTTCGATTTTCTCCGGGCCTGCCCCGTCCGCGCGGTGCAGGTGCTTGTCAGCAAATTAACGGTTCCCTTGCTGGCCACTCTGGCCATGTACGCCGTGCTGTGGCTGTCGGCTTTGATTGTTCACGGCGGGACAAACGATGCCGCTTACATCCACGGCAGCATGGCGTTATGGTGCGTGGCCGCCGTGGAAGTGCTGGCCTGGGGCACGTTGTTTTCGCTGCTGACAGCGCGGCCTTTGCTGGCCGTCATTTTGGCCATCACGGCGGCTTCGACCGAAACGCATCTGCTGGCTTGGTATTTCAGAGAATCTCCCAGTGGTGTTGAATTTGCAGCCTACGTGCGCGCCGCCCCGTGGCGAACCCTCTTGGCTGTTGCGATCCTGGCCGTCGATGTCGTCCTCGGCCTCCGCTGGCTCCACGGCGATTTAACGCTGCGCAAATCATCCAAGCGCAACGCTCTCCCTCTCCCCTTGGGAGAGGACGTTTCTCCCTCTCCCTCGACGGGAGAGGGCCGGGGTGAGGGTGCCTTTCCCTCTCTCACTGGTAGAGGGCAGGGTGAGGGTGCCGTTCTCCCTCTCCTCCGGGGAGAGGGCCGGGGTGAGGGGCGCACTGCCTCCGATATTCCCACCGCCGAAAACTCCAACGCCACCCTGCTCCCCTCCCTCCTCGCCAAGCGCGACCGCCCAGCCATGCTCGGTCGCCTCCTGTGGCAACATTGGCGGCAATCATGGAGTCTGATGCTGATCGTGGGTGGCTTGTTCATCTTGATGTCGCTTATGAGCTTAGGACGGTTCGGCGAAGCGTTTTGGAGATTGCTCGTGAATGACAGGTTTCTGGGACCCGAGAGCGATCTCTGCGTGCCGATGGCCCTCTTCGCCGCGCTGATGGGCTGCTGCGTGTTCCTCTCCGATCAATCGCGGCGGCAGTTCCGCTTTTTTGTCGAACATAATGTGCCGCCGCGGTATGTCTGGTTCACCCGACAACTGCCGTGGCTGATCGTGCTGGGCGCGCCGATGCTGCTGATTTCTGTCGCCTGGCTCCGCGCCGGCAGCAACATTTGGCAGTTATGGGACATGATGGACAGAGCGATGCAAGGAAACTATGTTCCCTTCGATCGCTATCGCTACAACGGGCTTTACATGCCGCCGCTGTTCACAGGCC
- a CDS encoding ABC transporter ATP-binding protein — MPPVITLAGITKRYGTQTALDRVSLDVQPGTVCALLGENGAGKTTAIRILLGLTAPDEGAATVLGHDSTKQGQAVRSLVGYVPERPTLYEWMKVSEIGWFTSGFYPSGFYQRYLKLAAGYKLPLNRKIKHLSKGMRAKVSLSLALAHEPELLILDEPTSGLDTLVRREFLEGMVDIAAAGRTVLLSSHQIGEVERVADVVAIIRSGKLLLVEQLDALKDQIRELSLTLADSVNKLPQLGGQILSQRLHRHQWQVLVRGLGEAELTALGEQPGVEELRIRTPSLEEMFVAYLQTGQTQSEPVPAEPLISVTELAPGSARGSRP; from the coding sequence ATGCCCCCCGTCATCACCCTCGCCGGCATCACCAAACGCTACGGCACCCAAACCGCGCTCGATCGGGTCTCGCTCGATGTGCAGCCCGGCACGGTCTGCGCGCTGCTCGGCGAAAACGGCGCCGGAAAAACCACGGCCATCCGCATTCTGCTGGGGCTTACCGCGCCCGACGAAGGCGCCGCCACCGTGCTCGGCCACGACAGCACCAAGCAAGGGCAGGCCGTGCGCAGCCTGGTCGGTTACGTGCCGGAACGCCCCACGCTGTACGAATGGATGAAGGTCAGCGAAATCGGCTGGTTCACGTCCGGCTTTTATCCCAGCGGTTTTTATCAGCGCTATCTCAAACTCGCCGCCGGCTACAAGCTCCCGCTCAATCGCAAAATCAAGCATCTCTCCAAAGGCATGCGGGCGAAAGTTTCGCTCTCACTCGCGCTGGCCCATGAGCCGGAACTGCTGATTCTCGATGAACCGACTTCCGGCCTCGACACGCTGGTCCGCCGCGAATTTCTGGAAGGGATGGTCGATATCGCCGCCGCCGGCCGTACCGTGCTCCTGTCGAGCCATCAAATTGGCGAAGTGGAGCGCGTGGCCGATGTCGTCGCCATCATCCGCTCCGGCAAGCTGCTGCTGGTCGAGCAGCTGGACGCGCTGAAAGACCAAATCCGCGAGCTCAGCCTGACGCTGGCCGACAGTGTAAACAAGCTTCCCCAGCTCGGCGGCCAAATTCTCAGCCAGCGTTTGCACCGGCATCAGTGGCAAGTTTTGGTGCGCGGCCTGGGCGAAGCCGAACTCACGGCCCTGGGCGAGCAACCCGGCGTGGAAGAACTCCGCATCCGCACCCCCAGCCTGGAAGAAATGTTCGTCGCTTATTTGCAGACAGGCCAGACGCAGTCAGAACCCGTTCCCGCAGAACCGCTCATTTCCGTAACCGAATTAGCCCCGGGCTCTGCCCGGGGGTCGCGTCCTTAA
- a CDS encoding GntR family transcriptional regulator, giving the protein MFFHIDPHNGLAIYDQIVRQLKFAVASGALKSGELIPSVRELARELAINPNTIARAYRQLQEDDVLQSVRGTGLEVATGAGERCRNERLKLIRTRLRQVLAEAKQSKLNSKDLRELVEKELSNFD; this is encoded by the coding sequence ATGTTCTTCCACATCGACCCGCATAACGGCCTGGCCATTTACGATCAAATCGTCCGACAATTGAAATTCGCCGTGGCTAGCGGTGCGCTCAAATCGGGCGAGTTGATCCCGTCGGTGCGAGAATTGGCCCGTGAGCTGGCAATCAATCCCAACACCATCGCCCGGGCGTATCGCCAGTTGCAGGAAGATGATGTGCTGCAATCGGTCCGCGGCACCGGGCTGGAAGTGGCCACCGGCGCCGGCGAGCGCTGCCGCAACGAACGATTGAAACTCATCCGCACCCGCCTCCGCCAAGTGCTGGCCGAAGCGAAGCAAAGTAAACTGAATTCCAAAGACCTCCGCGAACTCGTCGAGAAGGAACTTTCCAACTTCGATTGA
- a CDS encoding alpha/beta hydrolase, with translation MIPLCICFSPRKATSAIFTFTCLLLASVAFAAEPAAGVKSELNIPYVENGHQRQVLDLYVPDESAQKPWPLVIWIHGGAWLAGSRAHPPVMYLTHNGFALASIDYRFSQDAVWPAQIFDCKAAVRFLRANAAKYHLDPDHFGVGGDSAGGHLAAMLGASGDVQELEGDLGNSGVSSRVQAVLDWFGPTDISQIVHQSSPKALLKHDGPNSPEARLLGGPIEDKAELARTANPITYISPSDPPFLIMHGDADRIVPHAQSVILAKALIDAGVQETFKTLPGADHEAPQFHSPENQRLIVDFFSQQLKPTPEPSQ, from the coding sequence ATGATTCCACTTTGCATATGTTTCTCGCCGCGCAAAGCAACAAGCGCCATATTCACTTTCACCTGCCTGTTGCTAGCCAGTGTGGCATTTGCGGCCGAACCGGCCGCCGGCGTCAAATCGGAGTTGAACATTCCCTATGTCGAAAACGGCCACCAGCGGCAAGTGTTGGATTTGTATGTTCCCGATGAATCCGCCCAAAAACCCTGGCCGCTGGTCATTTGGATTCACGGCGGAGCGTGGCTGGCGGGCAGCCGCGCTCACCCACCCGTCATGTATTTGACGCATAACGGCTTCGCGCTGGCCAGTATCGACTATCGCTTTTCGCAAGATGCCGTCTGGCCCGCGCAAATCTTCGATTGCAAGGCCGCCGTTCGTTTCTTGCGCGCCAACGCCGCCAAATACCATCTCGACCCCGATCATTTCGGCGTCGGCGGAGATTCCGCCGGCGGGCATCTCGCTGCCATGCTCGGCGCCAGCGGCGATGTGCAGGAGCTGGAGGGCGATCTCGGCAACTCGGGCGTTTCCAGCCGCGTCCAGGCCGTGCTCGACTGGTTTGGACCAACCGACATCAGTCAGATCGTGCACCAGTCGAGCCCCAAAGCGCTGCTCAAGCACGACGGCCCGAACTCTCCCGAAGCGCGTTTGCTGGGCGGTCCAATTGAGGATAAAGCCGAACTGGCCCGAACCGCCAATCCGATCACCTACATCAGCCCCAGCGACCCGCCGTTTTTAATCATGCACGGTGATGCCGACCGCATCGTTCCGCACGCGCAAAGCGTCATTCTGGCCAAGGCGCTCATCGACGCCGGCGTCCAGGAAACCTTCAAAACCCTCCCCGGCGCCGATCACGAAGCCCCGCAGTTCCACAGCCCGGAAAATCAGCGGCTCATCGTCGATTTCTTTTCTCAGCAGCTCAAGCCGACCCCAGAACCGTCTCAATAA
- a CDS encoding formyltransferase family protein translates to MQVTITAVGPDHRGLADPIIHHVTGQGANIAEIQMYDHDEAALFAMLCRIELASEHFAGLRPAMENISRTSGLSIRVWSPEVRPNKPRLALCTTYRPEPALALLRAIRDGRVPAEAAVMIGNRPTCRSVAEQFGIDWHSIGDKDGNPDDDRLIALCDQYEVDYVILARYMRILSPAACWKYAGGRIVNLHHGLLPSFPGMQPYRDAYSFRMLTYGATCHFIVPELDAGNQIIYQSTFTVPPGMKLDEITRRGQEDNEPHCLVEGVRRVVTREVRLHFHRVVARK, encoded by the coding sequence ATGCAAGTCACCATCACCGCCGTCGGTCCCGATCATCGCGGCCTGGCCGACCCCATCATTCATCACGTGACGGGGCAAGGGGCCAACATCGCCGAAATCCAGATGTACGATCACGACGAGGCCGCCCTGTTCGCTATGCTTTGCCGCATCGAATTGGCGTCGGAGCATTTCGCCGGCTTGCGTCCCGCCATGGAAAACATCAGCCGCACCAGCGGTCTTTCCATCCGCGTCTGGTCGCCGGAAGTGCGTCCCAACAAGCCGCGCTTGGCCCTCTGCACCACCTATCGGCCAGAGCCCGCGCTGGCTTTGTTGCGCGCCATCCGCGATGGCCGAGTCCCGGCCGAAGCCGCCGTCATGATCGGCAATCGCCCCACCTGCCGCAGCGTGGCCGAGCAGTTCGGCATCGATTGGCACAGCATTGGCGACAAAGACGGAAATCCCGACGACGACCGCCTCATCGCCCTGTGCGACCAGTACGAGGTCGATTACGTCATCCTCGCCCGTTACATGCGCATTCTCTCGCCGGCCGCTTGTTGGAAATACGCTGGCGGCCGCATCGTCAACCTGCATCACGGTCTGTTGCCCAGCTTTCCCGGTATGCAGCCTTACCGCGACGCCTACTCCTTCCGCATGCTCACCTACGGCGCCACCTGCCATTTCATTGTGCCGGAGTTGGATGCCGGCAATCAAATTATTTATCAATCCACATTCACCGTGCCGCCGGGCATGAAGCTGGACGAAATCACTCGCCGCGGCCAGGAAGATAACGAGCCCCACTGCCTGGTGGAAGGCGTCCGCCGCGTTGTCACCCGCGAAGTCCGCCTCCACTTCCATCGCGTCGTCGCCAGGAAGTAA